The DNA window GCTCTATGCCGATGTGCCAGAGTCTGGGCGCGGGCTGACCATCCTGACGCCTGACGGCGAGATCGTTGATCTGGGTACGCGGTTCGGCGTGGAGGTGCAGCCGGGCAAAGGGACGGAAGTTCACGTTTTTCAGGGGAACGTCACGGCCGAACTGGCGGGCGGCAAAACGGAGAAGTCCCAACTGCAGGCCGGACAGGCGGTGCGCTTCGACGCCAGGGAGCATGTCGTTCGCAACGTCCCTTTGAGCCGCAATTTCGTCCAGCAGGCGGGTGCGTATGTCGAGCACTTTGACTATTCGCCTGGCGTTCTGGCCGGCAAAGCGGACTGGTTCGACAGCCGCTTGCTGCCGCGGCCCCTTCTCGTCGGGAGCCGGAACCTGCAGTACCCGGGCCTGGCCGAATCCACCGGGGCGGCGCTCACCGTCGGCAGCCCGCAAGGCGAAATTGCGTCGCCGGTGGGACGGCGGTGGCACGACCGATATATCTCGATGGTGATCGATCCCGACGACGACTTTCCCAAACGCCTGGCGCTTCCCCCCGCCACGCTGGCGTCCTTCGGTTCGCTGGACGATCCGACTACTTCCCCGGTTCAGATCGTGACGCGCAAGTCGAACCTGCGCGATCGCCAGAGCTCGGAACTGGGACTGCTGGTCGACGGCGATTTCCAGTACGCCAGGACCGCCGACTTCCGTGGCGAGCATCCTTGCCTGATCGTGATGCGCTGGAGCGACGATCAGGTCGATCTGTGGATCAACCCGCCCGACTCTTCGCTGGGAGGCCGCGTTCCCCCGGAGCCGAATGTGACCCTTCCGCGGCGCCTGCGGCAGCCTCTGGAAGCCCTCTGGATCAACGACGCATTCAATCCGCCGATCACGCATTTCTACGTCGACGCCATTCGCGGCGGCAGCACCTGGGCGGAAGTGACGCCGAGAGCAAAGGGCGAGTAAGCGACTTCAGGAGGTCAAGCAGGTTCCGACCGCTTCCCCTGATCGACAAACGGAGGGACACGCCGTTTGACGCACTGCTGCTGCAGGCCCAGGCAGACGCGGGCCATGCTGTCGATCCTGGCCTTTCCGCCGGCGGAGGACGGGGCGAAACGGCCGGGCGGGATCTGTTCTCTCATCAAGGTTTCATCCAGGGTTGCTACATTCCACCTGAGCGACCCGCGCTGGACGGTTCGCCGCCTGCATGCCCTTTACGGGAACACACTGGCACGAAGGGAACTCCCATCAACGTCCCCGACCCCGGCAGCTTGCTCTCTCGAATCGTCCACGCCGTGCATCGCCGGTTTATCTGGCTGGTGGTCGCCTCGTACTTTGTGGCGGCCCTGCTGCCGCAGTTCGGGCTTTGGATCCGTACGGCCTCACTGGGATTTGTGCCGCTCACGCAAGGGCGGCTGGAAGCTTCCTTGCCTTCGATCATGCTGGCTTCGCTGCTTTTCAACGCGGGCCTGGGAGTGCGCTTAAGCGACCTGAAGCAGTTGATTCATGGTCCGGGTCCGCTGCTGGCCGGACTTGTCGCGAATCTGACGCTGCCGGTCACCTATATTTTTGTTGTCAGCCAGGTCATGCGGCTTTGGCATAACTCGGAGGAAGTGCAGCATATTCTGGTCGGTCTGGCCCTGGTCGCTTCCATGCCGATCGCGGGCTCGTCCACCGCCTGGACACAGAACGCCAACGGCAATCTGGCGCTCAGCCTGGGGCTGGTTCTGTTTTCGACCATCCTGAGTCCTTTGGCGACTCCTTTGGTGCTGCATGCGGTGGGGCTCATGACGACCGGCGATTATTCGGAGGACCTGCACGAGCTGGCCAGCGGAGGCGTCGGTTCGTTTCTTGGCGTCTGGGTGATCTTGCCTTCGCTGGCAGGGATTGCGGCCAGACTGCTGGCGGGCGAGAATCGCATGGCGATCATTCGCCCTTACCTGAAATTAGTTAACTGGGCGGTGCTGCTGCTGCTCAATTATTCGAACGCTTCGCTGTCGCTCCCCAAAGCCGTGGCGGAACCGGACTTTGATTATCTGGCTGTCATGCTGGTGCTTGCATTGTCGCTGTGCGCCGTTGCATTCACGACCGGATGGGGCATCGCCCGGGTGCTGCGGACCGATCGGGATCAGCGGGTTTCGATGATGTTCGCCCTGGGGATGAACAACAACGGGGCCGGCCTGGTGCTGGCGAGCATCGCTTTGGCCGATCATCCGCAAGTCATGCTGCCGATTATCTTTTACAACCTGGTGCAGCACCTGGTGGCGGCCAGCGTGGACGCGTTGATGTTTCGAGACGTGGTGCAAGAGACGGACTGACGCACGCACCCTTCCCGTCGGGCGGGCCGACCGGGGGCGCGACCCTCGCCCAACGAAGCAACTCCCCGTCCCAGGGAAACAGGTTCACGCGTGGATGACACGAATCAACCGCAGCAGGAAGCGAGCGACGCCGCGCCCTTGCTGCAGGCGCTCGGACTGCGCCGGACCGGCAGGGGACGCGTCCTGCTGGAAGACGTATCGCTGTCCGTCCGGGGCGGCGACCGTATCGCGCTGCTGGGTCCTTCCGGTAGCGGCAAGACCTTGCTGCTGCGCGCGCTGGGGATGCTGGACCCGCTGGCCGCAGGGGAAATCCACTGGCGGGGACAGCCAGTGCGCGGCAACGAGGTTCCCAGGTTTCGCAGCCAGGTGATCTATCTGCATCAGCGTCCCGCGCTGGTGGAAGGCGCCGTGGAAGAGAACCTGCGGCAGCCGTACTCGCTGCGGGCGCATGCCGACAAACGCTTCCAGCGCGATCGCATCGTCGCCTGGCTGGAGTCGCTCGGGCGCGATGCGTCGTTCCTGGCGAAACAGCAACGCGACTTGTCGGGCGGAGAATCCCAGCTGGCCGCGCTGCTAAGGGCGATCCAGCTGGATCCGATTCTACTGCTGCTGGACGAACCGACCGCGACGCTCGATGGGCTGGCGGCCGGCCAGGTCGAAACGCTGGTCGAGGCCTGGCTGAATGATCAGCCAACGACGCGCGCAACCGTCTGGGTGACGCACGATCATGAGCAAGCCCGACGCGTATCGACATCGGTTCTGCACATTCGCGAAGGGAAGCTGTCCTGAGGGAAAGTATGGATCACTACGTCGAACTCAGTTACTGGCAAGTCGCGCTGGCGGCGCTGCTGATCGTGGTCAACGGGACGATCTCGGTCGTGCTGCGGCTGCGCATGGAACGGTTGCTGTTCCTGGCGAGCGTTCGCACGGTCGTTCAACTGCTGCTGGTGGGCTTTGTTCTGGACTGGGTTTTTCGCTGGGACCGCTGGTACATTGTCATCGGCCTGGCCTGCGTGATGACGCTCATCGCCGGCCTGACCGCCGTCAATCGGAACGCACGACGTTATCCGGGCGTCTGGCTGGATACGGTGCTTTCTGTCTGGGCCAGCTCCTGGCTGGTCACGGCGTTCGCCCTGTTCGCCGTGCTGCAGGGCGGGGAGAAGTGGTATCAGCCGCAGTACGCCATTCCGCTGTTAGGCATGATCCTCGGCAACACGCTGACCGGCGTTTCTGTCGGACTCAACACGTTTACCGAGACGCTGGTCGCCCGCCGCGACCGGGTCGAGTCCCTGCTTGCCCTGGGCGCGACCAGCTGGGAGGCGGCCCGTTCCCCGATCCAGCACGCCGTACGGACCGGCATGATTCCGATTATCAACGCAATGATGGTCGTCGGCATCGTCAGCCTGCCTGGCATGATGACCGGCCAACTTATTTCCGGGATGGATCCTCTGCAGGCCGTTAAATACCAAATTGTGATTATGTTTTTCATCGCCTCGGCGACGTCGCTGGGGACGGTCAGTGTTCTCTCCTTGAGCTTCCTGCGGCTCTTCAGTCGAGACCACCAGTTTCTCTTCGAGACGGTTTCGACGCCCCCTCCTGACCGCTGAACGGCCATCGCAGGGATCCGCCCTTCGCTGCCGGTCTTTCCCTCGGAAACGCACTCGCCGGGAATCCCCTGGCGTGACCTGGCCCCTCTGTTTCAGGCGCCGGTTCCGGTTGCGACGCTGGGAATCGAGGGGGAGCGTGTACCTCGAAAATGGAGTTGAGGTATACTCACCCGCGGTGAAAGCAGGCCGCTTCCTCGTGGGTATTGCGTGCGCGATCGTCTGTCGCTGGGAAGCGGTTGGTCCTCGGTTGGGCATCGTTGCTCGGACGTTTTCTCGTTTCCGGAAATGCACTCTCGGTGAAAAAACTTCTCCAGACGTTGATGGGCCCGGCGATCATTTTGACGATGGTGCTGGGGTCGCTGTGGCTGTTGCATCGGGAACTGCGCGATTATCATCTGCACGATTTTTTGCAAAGTCTGGCGGGGATTTCTTCGCTGCAGATCGGGATCGCCCTGGGTTTAACCGTGTTGAACTATGGGATCCTGCTGGGGTACGACCTGCTGGGGATTCGATACATCGGTCATCCGATGCGGCTGGGCCGGGTGGGGTTGGCTTCGTTCCTGGGTTACGCCGTGGGGAATAATTTTGGCACGGTGCTGGGCGGATCGACGATCCGCTTGCGGTTGTATACGGCCTGGGGTTTGTCGTCGGTGGAGATCGTCAAGCTGGTCCTGATGCTGA is part of the Lignipirellula cremea genome and encodes:
- a CDS encoding FecR domain-containing protein — protein: MKAPHDNDLLLDYLHEQLPRDQQDAFFGRLRGEPDLARRLLALAADEELLREWASGPGPLAADLPIANPPSLVAGASRGRSRWRRRFALPAIAGLLLLALVGVWWARLPVVVAQVDHAASAQGLEQGFGWKTLRAGASLRFDAGVVELTLTSGARLVVEGPCACRLESADRIRLLSGRLYADVPESGRGLTILTPDGEIVDLGTRFGVEVQPGKGTEVHVFQGNVTAELAGGKTEKSQLQAGQAVRFDAREHVVRNVPLSRNFVQQAGAYVEHFDYSPGVLAGKADWFDSRLLPRPLLVGSRNLQYPGLAESTGAALTVGSPQGEIASPVGRRWHDRYISMVIDPDDDFPKRLALPPATLASFGSLDDPTTSPVQIVTRKSNLRDRQSSELGLLVDGDFQYARTADFRGEHPCLIVMRWSDDQVDLWINPPDSSLGGRVPPEPNVTLPRRLRQPLEALWINDAFNPPITHFYVDAIRGGSTWAEVTPRAKGE
- a CDS encoding bile acid:sodium symporter family protein, which gives rise to MLSRIVHAVHRRFIWLVVASYFVAALLPQFGLWIRTASLGFVPLTQGRLEASLPSIMLASLLFNAGLGVRLSDLKQLIHGPGPLLAGLVANLTLPVTYIFVVSQVMRLWHNSEEVQHILVGLALVASMPIAGSSTAWTQNANGNLALSLGLVLFSTILSPLATPLVLHAVGLMTTGDYSEDLHELASGGVGSFLGVWVILPSLAGIAARLLAGENRMAIIRPYLKLVNWAVLLLLNYSNASLSLPKAVAEPDFDYLAVMLVLALSLCAVAFTTGWGIARVLRTDRDQRVSMMFALGMNNNGAGLVLASIALADHPQVMLPIIFYNLVQHLVAASVDALMFRDVVQETD
- a CDS encoding ABC transporter ATP-binding protein, with amino-acid sequence MDDTNQPQQEASDAAPLLQALGLRRTGRGRVLLEDVSLSVRGGDRIALLGPSGSGKTLLLRALGMLDPLAAGEIHWRGQPVRGNEVPRFRSQVIYLHQRPALVEGAVEENLRQPYSLRAHADKRFQRDRIVAWLESLGRDASFLAKQQRDLSGGESQLAALLRAIQLDPILLLLDEPTATLDGLAAGQVETLVEAWLNDQPTTRATVWVTHDHEQARRVSTSVLHIREGKLS
- a CDS encoding ABC transporter permease translates to MDHYVELSYWQVALAALLIVVNGTISVVLRLRMERLLFLASVRTVVQLLLVGFVLDWVFRWDRWYIVIGLACVMTLIAGLTAVNRNARRYPGVWLDTVLSVWASSWLVTAFALFAVLQGGEKWYQPQYAIPLLGMILGNTLTGVSVGLNTFTETLVARRDRVESLLALGATSWEAARSPIQHAVRTGMIPIINAMMVVGIVSLPGMMTGQLISGMDPLQAVKYQIVIMFFIASATSLGTVSVLSLSFLRLFSRDHQFLFETVSTPPPDR